In Fimbriiglobus ruber, a genomic segment contains:
- a CDS encoding ATP-grasp domain-containing protein encodes MRVAILSGGTGWHVQDLARAAADLGHHADVLDFRRLSAAAPGVTGTTDALAGYDGAIVRTMPAGSLEQIVFRMDLLHAAAANGVRVLNPPRAVEACVDKYLANVRFVRAGLPVPVTVACQRADDALAAFDALGGDVVVKPLFGAEGRGMVRVSDPELAWRTFRAIEQTGGVLYLQQFIRHPGWDARAFVIGGRVVAAMRRTSRDDWRTNVAQGGAAERMELAVPERDLAVRAARAVGAAVAGVDLLPGPRGEWYVIEVNAVPGWRALSAACDLDVATAVVRFLAEEYQA; translated from the coding sequence ATGCGCGTCGCGATCTTGTCCGGCGGGACCGGGTGGCACGTCCAGGATCTCGCGCGGGCGGCTGCCGACCTTGGGCACCACGCGGACGTCCTCGATTTCCGCCGGCTGTCCGCCGCGGCCCCGGGCGTCACCGGGACAACTGACGCGCTTGCCGGGTACGACGGGGCGATCGTCCGCACCATGCCGGCCGGGTCGCTCGAACAGATCGTGTTCCGCATGGATTTGCTCCACGCGGCGGCGGCCAACGGCGTCCGCGTGCTGAACCCACCCCGCGCGGTCGAAGCCTGCGTCGACAAGTATCTGGCCAACGTCCGGTTCGTCCGCGCGGGGCTACCCGTGCCGGTGACCGTCGCCTGCCAGCGGGCCGACGACGCTCTCGCCGCATTCGACGCCCTGGGTGGGGACGTGGTGGTGAAGCCGCTGTTTGGGGCGGAAGGGCGGGGGATGGTCCGTGTCTCCGACCCGGAACTCGCGTGGCGGACCTTCCGGGCGATCGAGCAGACCGGTGGCGTCCTCTATTTGCAGCAATTCATCCGCCATCCGGGGTGGGACGCGCGGGCGTTCGTGATCGGCGGGCGGGTCGTCGCGGCCATGCGGCGCACGTCCCGCGACGACTGGCGGACGAACGTCGCCCAGGGCGGCGCGGCCGAGCGAATGGAACTCGCCGTCCCAGAACGCGACCTCGCGGTGCGGGCGGCCCGGGCCGTCGGCGCGGCGGTCGCCGGCGTCGACCTGCTGCCGGGGCCGCGGGGCGAGTGGTACGTGATCGAGGTGAACGCCGTTCCGGGGTGGCGGGCACTGTCGGCCGCGTGTGATCTGGACGTGGCAACGGCAGTCGTGCGGTTTCTGGCCGAGGAGTACCAGGCGTGA
- a CDS encoding site-2 protease family protein: protein MFQSLKLGRVFGIDLFIHPTFWLLPLFVILSGRGAEQAALDVAVLFAVFGCVALHELGHAMAARGYGINTRDITLYPLGGVARLENIPEKAWPEIVIALAGPAVNVAIAVSLYALFVVGGLGFDQNLRSAGSLEEAFFSRVLVANIVLVVFNLIPAFPMDGGRVFRAVVSLFTDRITATEVAMVVGTIMAVLMAFVGIREKEYMLVLIAAVVFMMGRTELAMVRGLDEQRRWDRQQARRFTRVAQPVFYQHHVDPVDGWEWNPADRTWTQWRDGRPVRRVAAD, encoded by the coding sequence ATGTTCCAATCTCTAAAATTAGGCCGAGTGTTCGGCATCGATCTCTTTATCCACCCGACCTTTTGGCTGCTCCCCCTGTTCGTGATATTGAGCGGCCGGGGTGCGGAACAGGCGGCGCTCGATGTCGCCGTGCTGTTCGCCGTCTTCGGCTGCGTCGCGTTGCACGAGCTAGGGCACGCGATGGCGGCCCGCGGCTACGGCATCAACACGCGGGACATCACGCTTTACCCACTCGGGGGCGTGGCGCGGTTGGAAAACATCCCCGAGAAGGCGTGGCCGGAAATCGTGATCGCGCTGGCCGGGCCGGCCGTCAACGTGGCGATCGCCGTATCACTGTACGCCCTGTTTGTCGTCGGCGGACTTGGGTTCGACCAAAACCTGAGGTCGGCGGGCAGCCTGGAAGAGGCGTTCTTCTCTCGGGTGTTGGTAGCCAACATCGTGCTGGTCGTGTTTAACCTGATCCCGGCCTTCCCGATGGACGGTGGGCGGGTGTTCCGGGCCGTGGTTAGCTTGTTTACCGACCGGATCACGGCGACGGAAGTCGCGATGGTGGTCGGCACAATCATGGCGGTCTTGATGGCGTTTGTTGGAATCCGGGAAAAAGAGTACATGCTCGTCCTGATCGCCGCGGTCGTGTTCATGATGGGCCGCACCGAGCTGGCGATGGTGCGTGGACTCGACGAACAGCGCCGGTGGGACCGCCAGCAAGCGAGGCGATTCACTCGCGTGGCCCAGCCGGTGTTTTACCAGCACCACGTCGATCCGGTCGACGGGTGGGAGTGGAACCCGGCAGACAGGACGTGGACCCAGTGGCGTGACGGGCGCCCGGTCCGGCGGGTCGCCGCGGATTAG
- a CDS encoding 6-pyruvoyl trahydropterin synthase family protein, whose protein sequence is MGTERFKVRVTKDHLVFCCGHFISYEGHRCERLHGHNYRAAVEVEGPLNATDFYVFDFVALKARTKTITDELDHHMLLATRNPVIRVDEHPANVRVAYKDREWVFPRGDCVLLPIENTTAELLARYIAGRLLDSLRKHHAFTPDALRVEVEENVGQSATYEWRPA, encoded by the coding sequence ATGGGCACCGAACGGTTCAAAGTCCGCGTCACCAAAGACCACCTCGTCTTCTGCTGCGGACACTTCATCAGTTACGAAGGGCACCGCTGCGAGCGGTTGCACGGCCACAACTACCGGGCAGCCGTCGAGGTCGAGGGGCCGCTGAACGCCACCGACTTCTACGTGTTCGACTTCGTCGCCCTCAAGGCCCGGACCAAAACGATCACCGACGAACTCGACCACCACATGCTCCTGGCCACCCGCAACCCGGTCATCCGGGTGGACGAACACCCGGCCAACGTGCGGGTCGCGTACAAGGATCGCGAGTGGGTGTTCCCCCGCGGCGACTGCGTGCTGCTGCCGATCGAGAACACGACGGCCGAACTGCTCGCCCGGTACATCGCCGGCCGGTTGCTCGACTCCCTCCGCAAACACCACGCGTTTACGCCGGACGCCCTCCGCGTCGAAGTCGAGGAGAACGTCGGCCAATCCGCGACGTATGAATGGCGGCCGGCGTGA
- a CDS encoding peptide ABC transporter substrate-binding protein gives MTQAISEPDWKLFRHLHAVALDRFCYRVLAEVNRITADSSLTHHARYLEVVKLVDRRDRECAELFDDLRRSTALLQLARIRSLDLVTDEEFAQFSPETRGVVESILEIRSD, from the coding sequence ATGACGCAGGCAATCAGTGAGCCGGACTGGAAGCTCTTTCGCCACTTACACGCGGTCGCCCTCGATCGTTTCTGTTATCGAGTACTCGCCGAGGTGAATCGTATCACCGCCGACTCGTCCCTGACCCATCATGCCCGCTATTTAGAGGTCGTCAAACTCGTCGACCGGCGGGATCGCGAGTGCGCGGAGTTGTTTGACGATCTGCGGCGGTCGACGGCCCTACTCCAACTCGCGCGCATCCGTTCCCTGGACTTGGTGACCGACGAAGAGTTCGCCCAATTCAGCCCCGAAACACGCGGGGTAGTGGAATCTATCCTTGAGATTCGGTCAGACTAA
- a CDS encoding triphosphoribosyl-dephospho-CoA synthase: MTRAKLTTGNMAQIACVWEATARKMGNVHRYKDFDGTTYLDFLLSAAAIACPFDLEPHRPVGTTVALAVEATQGLVGQNTNLGIVLLLAPFAATSGEEILRPGLASVLSNLTTDDTSEVYRAIRLANPGGLGDAPEQDVRDAPTVTLLEAMKLAADRDMIARQYANGFADVFDFGAPAFVAAFARFGCVEAAIIDCQLRWLARFPDSLIARKKGAETATDVQARVAHVLELGGLETPAGRAAGVALDRHLRSDGNKLNPGTTADLVTACLFVALRENMVAPSAPFRWQVQDWL; this comes from the coding sequence GTGACGCGGGCGAAATTGACGACCGGCAACATGGCCCAGATCGCCTGCGTGTGGGAAGCCACAGCCCGGAAGATGGGTAACGTCCACAGGTACAAAGACTTCGACGGCACGACTTATCTGGACTTCCTATTAAGCGCGGCGGCCATCGCTTGCCCGTTCGATCTCGAACCGCATCGGCCCGTCGGCACAACGGTTGCCCTCGCAGTCGAAGCGACGCAAGGTCTGGTCGGGCAGAATACGAATCTTGGCATCGTCTTGCTGCTTGCCCCGTTCGCCGCGACTTCCGGGGAAGAAATACTTCGGCCGGGGCTCGCATCGGTACTGTCGAACCTGACAACGGACGACACGAGCGAGGTCTACCGGGCCATCCGCCTCGCTAACCCCGGCGGTCTCGGTGACGCCCCGGAGCAGGACGTCCGCGACGCGCCGACCGTCACGCTACTCGAAGCGATGAAACTTGCCGCCGACCGCGACATGATCGCCCGACAGTACGCGAACGGCTTCGCGGATGTCTTTGACTTCGGCGCGCCCGCGTTCGTGGCCGCGTTCGCGCGGTTCGGCTGCGTCGAGGCGGCGATTATCGACTGCCAGTTACGCTGGCTCGCGCGGTTCCCCGACAGCCTGATCGCCCGGAAAAAAGGGGCCGAAACCGCGACTGACGTACAAGCGCGGGTCGCCCACGTCCTCGAACTGGGCGGCCTCGAAACGCCCGCGGGCCGGGCGGCCGGGGTCGCGCTCGACCGGCACCTGCGGTCGGACGGGAACAAGCTCAACCCGGGGACGACGGCCGATCTCGTGACGGCTTGCTTGTTTGTGGCCCTGCGGGAGAATATGGTAGCACCCTCCGCCCCGTTCCGTTGGCAGGTCCAGGACTGGCTGTAA
- a CDS encoding MlaD family protein has translation MAERRAKIRLGIFVGGSLLVLSALVVLFGGRPGILSNRVKYTLLFPEAPGVGPGTPVRKSGVRIGEVGGVDLDEETGQVRVAVEVEKKFMPRPTDEPAISRGILSGDTTIDFVPKSAAEIATVVSREPYPPDSEIPGVPPVNTRILLKEASGVIPTAQESIARLLQSMERFERVAPKAERALDEVAGLARTGREIVPELRQTNARIQDLIGANVPGAPDEPVTVRAMMKEIIDLLKTVRPAAEDLRAMLKENGPDVNKTLKSVRDAADSANDALNPENRKAFSATLKNLQAASDDLTKMIRLVAVVAGQAESTLKELQARIAQTERVIDNVEKVTRPLVDAAPGIVQNVDQTVKNLRAASEQLSGMLANVQTLVKSASSGEGTVQKLLTDPSLFANLNDATVSAARTLARVEKITRDLEVFADKIARRPETLGAGGIVRPSTGLKESPDAPLPPSAPLPIAPTRNTLPQQPAAPPAVAPIPPVPLEGAIPVYKPTTNTEVLPPRR, from the coding sequence ATGGCCGAGCGGCGCGCGAAGATACGACTCGGGATTTTCGTGGGCGGGTCGTTGCTCGTCCTGTCCGCGCTCGTCGTGCTGTTCGGCGGGCGGCCGGGCATTTTGTCGAACCGCGTGAAATACACGCTTCTCTTCCCGGAAGCCCCCGGTGTCGGCCCCGGTACGCCGGTGCGGAAGTCCGGCGTGCGGATCGGCGAGGTGGGCGGGGTCGACCTGGACGAGGAGACCGGGCAGGTTCGCGTGGCGGTGGAGGTAGAAAAGAAATTCATGCCCCGGCCGACCGACGAACCGGCGATCTCCCGCGGCATCCTCAGCGGCGACACGACCATCGATTTCGTGCCCAAGTCGGCGGCCGAGATCGCGACCGTGGTTTCCCGCGAGCCTTACCCGCCGGACAGCGAGATCCCAGGCGTACCGCCCGTCAACACGCGGATCCTCCTCAAAGAAGCCTCGGGCGTGATCCCCACCGCCCAGGAATCGATCGCCCGCTTACTCCAGTCGATGGAGCGGTTCGAACGAGTGGCCCCGAAAGCGGAGCGGGCGCTGGACGAGGTCGCCGGGTTAGCTCGGACCGGGCGGGAGATCGTCCCGGAACTCCGCCAGACGAACGCCCGCATCCAGGATCTGATCGGTGCGAACGTCCCCGGCGCGCCAGACGAGCCGGTCACGGTGCGGGCGATGATGAAAGAGATCATCGACTTGTTGAAGACCGTCCGCCCCGCGGCCGAAGACCTGCGGGCGATGCTGAAGGAGAACGGCCCGGACGTGAATAAGACGCTCAAGTCTGTCCGTGATGCGGCGGACAGCGCGAACGACGCGCTCAACCCGGAAAACCGCAAGGCTTTCTCGGCGACGCTCAAAAACCTCCAGGCGGCGAGCGACGACCTGACGAAGATGATCCGGCTCGTCGCCGTGGTCGCGGGCCAGGCCGAGTCGACACTGAAGGAACTTCAGGCCCGGATCGCGCAGACCGAGCGGGTGATCGACAATGTGGAAAAAGTCACGCGGCCGCTGGTCGACGCCGCGCCCGGGATCGTGCAGAACGTCGACCAGACGGTGAAGAACTTGCGGGCCGCGTCCGAGCAGTTGTCCGGCATGTTGGCTAACGTGCAAACGCTGGTCAAATCCGCGAGCAGCGGCGAGGGCACTGTTCAGAAGTTGCTGACCGACCCGTCGCTGTTCGCCAACCTGAACGACGCGACGGTGAGCGCGGCGCGGACGCTGGCGCGGGTGGAGAAGATCACCCGCGACCTGGAAGTGTTCGCGGACAAGATCGCCCGCCGGCCGGAAACGCTGGGCGCGGGCGGGATCGTTCGCCCGAGTACCGGCCTCAAGGAGTCGCCCGACGCCCCGCTTCCGCCGTCGGCTCCGCTCCCGATCGCACCCACCCGGAACACACTCCCGCAGCAACCAGCCGCGCCGCCGGCCGTCGCCCCCATTCCCCCGGTCCCGCTCGAAGGGGCGATCCCGGTGTACAAGCCGACGACGAACACGGAAGTGCTGCCGCCGCGGCGGTGA
- a CDS encoding CAP domain-containing protein — MRERHVGPLPLDRLAAPWLPSATAQKSDDLHVEKIEVPKVADASGKRPDLAGAAKAVVEATNAFRKTNARGAVPADAKLTAAAQSFADYMARTDEYGHGADGNNPGERAKQHGYDYCLIGENIAYAFDSKGFETRPLADTFATGWEKSPPHRRNMLDPDVTATGVAVARSETTGYYYAVQLFGRPKSAAIVFKVENRSDAGVAYKLGDAKFDLPPRVIRTHTVCRPPELTFTWSDGKTRDVKPLGGDRLVVTKTRDEFSVTKE, encoded by the coding sequence GTGAGAGAACGTCATGTCGGACCGCTTCCTCTGGACCGTCTTGCTGCTCCCTGGCTTCCGTCCGCCACAGCTCAGAAGTCGGACGACCTCCACGTCGAAAAGATCGAGGTTCCCAAAGTCGCGGACGCGAGCGGGAAGCGACCGGACCTCGCCGGGGCGGCGAAAGCCGTCGTCGAGGCGACCAACGCGTTCCGGAAAACGAACGCCCGGGGCGCCGTTCCGGCCGACGCGAAACTGACCGCCGCCGCCCAGTCGTTCGCGGACTACATGGCTCGGACGGACGAGTACGGCCACGGGGCCGACGGGAACAACCCGGGCGAGCGAGCGAAGCAGCACGGGTACGACTACTGTCTGATCGGGGAGAACATCGCGTACGCCTTCGACTCGAAGGGGTTCGAGACCCGCCCGCTCGCCGACACGTTCGCGACCGGGTGGGAGAAGTCGCCGCCGCACCGGCGGAACATGCTCGACCCGGACGTGACCGCGACCGGGGTGGCGGTCGCCCGGAGCGAGACCACCGGGTACTACTACGCGGTCCAGTTGTTCGGCCGGCCGAAGTCGGCGGCCATCGTCTTCAAGGTGGAGAACCGGTCGGATGCGGGCGTGGCCTACAAACTCGGCGACGCGAAGTTCGACCTCCCCCCGCGCGTAATTCGGACCCACACCGTGTGTCGCCCGCCGGAGTTGACGTTCACCTGGTCCGACGGGAAGACGCGGGATGTCAAGCCACTTGGGGGCGACCGGCTTGTCGTCACCAAGACTCGCGACGAGTTTTCGGTGACCAAAGAGTAG
- a CDS encoding ABC transporter ATP-binding protein: MNEPAATPPEPVIRLANASIGFGRQQVLSNVSLDIYPHQTVVLIGESGCGKSVTLKLVVGLLTPTTGEVYFEGKPVRRMRERELTAMRLRVGFLFQQAALFDSLSVYDNVAFGLRAKGGIADEAVRTRVRERLEDVGLSYKKVENQMPAELSGGMRKRVGLARALALAPDVMLYDEPTTGLDPIMTDVINELILQTRQKRPVTSLVVTHEMRTVQKVADRVIMLYPLARLKPGESQVLYDGPPEGLRECADQRVRQFVEGEARDRLSELRADNE, from the coding sequence ATGAATGAGCCCGCTGCCACTCCGCCCGAGCCGGTAATCCGGCTGGCGAACGCGTCGATCGGCTTCGGCCGGCAGCAGGTGTTGTCGAACGTCTCACTGGACATTTACCCGCACCAGACCGTGGTGCTGATCGGCGAGAGCGGCTGCGGCAAGTCGGTCACGCTCAAGCTCGTGGTCGGCCTGCTGACGCCCACGACCGGCGAGGTCTATTTCGAGGGCAAGCCGGTCCGCCGGATGCGCGAGCGCGAACTCACCGCGATGCGCCTGCGGGTCGGGTTCCTGTTCCAACAGGCGGCCCTGTTCGACAGCCTGAGCGTGTACGACAACGTAGCTTTCGGGTTGCGGGCGAAAGGCGGAATCGCGGACGAAGCCGTCCGCACGCGGGTTCGCGAGCGACTGGAGGACGTCGGCCTGTCGTACAAGAAGGTCGAGAACCAGATGCCGGCCGAGTTGTCCGGGGGGATGCGGAAGCGGGTCGGGCTGGCCCGGGCTCTCGCCCTCGCGCCGGACGTTATGCTGTACGACGAGCCGACGACCGGGCTCGACCCGATCATGACCGACGTGATCAACGAACTGATTCTGCAAACCCGCCAGAAGCGGCCGGTGACGAGCCTGGTGGTGACGCACGAGATGCGGACGGTGCAGAAAGTCGCCGACCGCGTAATCATGCTCTACCCGCTGGCCCGCCTCAAACCGGGCGAGTCGCAGGTACTCTACGACGGCCCGCCCGAAGGGTTGCGCGAGTGCGCCGACCAGCGGGTCCGCCAGTTCGTGGAAGGCGAAGCCCGCGATCGATTGTCCGAGCTGCGGGCAGACAACGAATGA
- a CDS encoding MlaE family ABC transporter permease, which yields MASVSAAPAPIAPAEPGFLRNVGEALADNFAGLGDWTIFSARAISGVVSRHLKINELIRVCVEVGVSSVGVIAITGTFIGMVLAVQAYNQFHMIGLDTSLGAVIHMSVVRELGPVLAAVMLAGRVGTAMAAQLATMRVTEQIDALACLGVDPVKYLVAPRFLGCLLVIPLLTVLADAMGVVGSTLISLKVYHIDSFHYWRHTANYVKQWDLLVGLGKSVIFGGVLALICCHRGFHSRPGAEGVGRAATEGFVLSFVAILVIDFILAMLSTAIATLFWPASGAKVA from the coding sequence ATGGCCAGCGTATCCGCAGCCCCGGCACCGATTGCCCCCGCCGAGCCGGGGTTCTTGAGGAACGTCGGTGAAGCCCTGGCCGACAATTTCGCGGGCCTCGGCGACTGGACGATCTTCTCCGCCCGGGCCATCTCGGGCGTCGTCTCCCGACACCTCAAAATCAACGAACTCATCCGCGTCTGCGTCGAAGTCGGCGTCAGTTCGGTCGGCGTGATCGCGATCACGGGCACGTTCATCGGCATGGTGCTGGCCGTCCAGGCGTACAACCAGTTCCACATGATCGGCCTGGACACGTCGCTGGGCGCGGTGATCCACATGTCGGTCGTGCGGGAACTCGGCCCGGTTTTGGCCGCGGTCATGCTGGCCGGCCGGGTGGGGACCGCGATGGCGGCCCAGCTCGCGACCATGCGCGTCACCGAGCAAATCGACGCCCTCGCCTGCCTCGGCGTCGACCCGGTCAAATACCTCGTCGCCCCGCGGTTCCTCGGCTGCCTCCTCGTCATCCCGTTGCTCACGGTTCTGGCCGACGCGATGGGCGTGGTCGGGAGTACGCTCATTAGCCTGAAGGTGTACCACATCGACTCGTTCCACTACTGGCGGCACACGGCGAATTACGTCAAACAGTGGGACTTGCTCGTCGGGTTGGGCAAGTCGGTCATCTTCGGAGGCGTGTTGGCACTGATTTGTTGTCACCGCGGGTTCCACAGCCGACCCGGAGCCGAGGGCGTGGGCCGGGCAGCCACGGAAGGGTTCGTGCTTTCTTTCGTTGCCATCCTGGTCATCGACTTCATCCTGGCCATGCTGTCCACCGCGATCGCCACCCTGTTCTGGCCAGCGTCCGGGGCGAAAGTAGCGTGA
- a CDS encoding IS1380 family transposase, translating to MKPIFRRWFQKGKARIARRLDQTRNPLSPEPVLKARNIHYEVSDKAQAIHCGGIGLIHALGQRFGLAKTIDQKLHLLKFHVPYHESDHVLTLAYNPLCGGTCLQDLELLRNDETFLNALDARRIPDPTTAGDFCRRFLASDVEALIDAINEVRRRVWAEQPESFFDCATIDLDGTLVGTTGPCKEGMDIAYDGTWGYHPLVVSLAETGEVLSIVNRPGNRPSHEGAAREVNRSLVLCLEAGFRTVLLRGDTDFSQTQYLDGWNAIRKTRFLFGYDAVPTLVRKAEELPDHAWRRLTRPARYHVNTQPRRTPENVKARIVTEREYETLRLDSEDIAEFEYRPTACRQKYRMVVIRKNITKAKGEAALFDEVRYFFYITNERQWSADAIVFSANDRCHQENLHAQLKSGVRALRAPVDTLESNWAYMVMTALGWNVKAWWALSLPEPPGRWRDKYRQEKRWVLGLEFRSFVHAFVGLPCQVLRTGRKLVYRLLSWNPHLRVFFRLVETLNC from the coding sequence GTGAAACCTATCTTCCGCCGCTGGTTCCAAAAAGGCAAGGCCCGCATCGCTCGCCGACTCGATCAAACGCGCAATCCGCTCAGCCCCGAGCCCGTGCTCAAAGCCCGCAACATCCACTATGAGGTCTCCGACAAAGCCCAGGCCATCCACTGCGGTGGCATCGGCCTCATCCATGCGCTGGGTCAACGATTCGGGCTCGCCAAGACCATCGACCAAAAACTTCATCTGCTCAAATTCCACGTCCCGTATCACGAATCCGATCACGTCCTCACCCTCGCCTACAACCCGCTCTGCGGCGGCACCTGCCTTCAAGACCTCGAACTCCTCCGCAACGACGAGACCTTCCTCAACGCCCTGGACGCGCGACGCATCCCCGACCCCACCACCGCCGGCGACTTCTGCCGCCGCTTCTTGGCGTCCGACGTCGAAGCGCTGATCGACGCGATCAACGAGGTCCGTCGTCGCGTCTGGGCCGAGCAACCCGAGTCGTTCTTCGACTGCGCGACGATCGATCTGGATGGCACCCTCGTCGGGACCACCGGTCCGTGCAAGGAGGGAATGGACATCGCCTACGACGGCACCTGGGGTTATCACCCGCTGGTCGTTTCGCTGGCCGAGACCGGGGAGGTCCTCAGCATCGTGAATCGTCCGGGGAATCGCCCGTCGCACGAGGGCGCGGCCCGGGAAGTCAACCGCTCGCTGGTGTTGTGCCTCGAGGCCGGTTTTCGCACGGTCCTCTTGCGGGGCGACACCGATTTCTCGCAGACCCAGTATCTGGATGGCTGGAATGCCATCCGCAAGACGCGGTTCCTTTTCGGTTACGATGCCGTGCCCACTCTGGTGCGGAAAGCCGAGGAACTCCCGGACCACGCGTGGCGGCGGCTGACCCGCCCCGCCCGTTACCACGTGAACACGCAACCGCGGCGGACGCCGGAAAACGTCAAGGCCAGGATCGTGACGGAGCGGGAGTACGAGACGCTCCGTTTGGACTCGGAAGACATCGCCGAGTTCGAGTATCGGCCCACCGCCTGCCGCCAGAAGTACCGGATGGTGGTGATCCGCAAGAACATCACCAAGGCGAAAGGCGAGGCGGCACTGTTCGATGAGGTGCGTTACTTCTTTTACATCACGAACGAGCGGCAGTGGTCGGCGGACGCGATTGTGTTCTCGGCCAATGACCGGTGCCACCAGGAGAACCTGCACGCCCAGTTGAAGAGCGGCGTGCGGGCGTTGCGGGCGCCGGTGGACACGCTGGAAAGCAACTGGGCGTACATGGTGATGACGGCACTGGGCTGGAACGTGAAGGCGTGGTGGGCGTTGTCGTTGCCGGAACCGCCGGGCCGCTGGCGAGACAAGTATCGTCAGGAGAAGCGGTGGGTGTTGGGTTTGGAGTTCCGGAGTTTCGTCCACGCATTCGTCGGGCTGCCGTGCCAGGTTCTCCGGACGGGCCGCAAGCTAGTTTATCGTCTGTTGAGTTGGAACCCTCATTTACGGGTCTTCTTCCGACTGGTCGAGACGTTGAACTGTTGA